A part of Salmo salar chromosome ssa18, Ssal_v3.1, whole genome shotgun sequence genomic DNA contains:
- the LOC106576727 gene encoding zinc finger protein 318 — translation MYRGRPPPRGGYPPPYEGRGPPPRGLTPGRPYPRPPFREERGRPRPPFEGYHDGPPPDSYRRSPPRRRYTSAGSGSRRGPGAEYWGSGPPQRERSPSPRGGIPTDHSLVITVGNELTGPPGVGLPSRDYPPYMPKRSSYDGPDDRGPRRQSPSRGRSRPRSRSPGFGGRSKSRPRSRSPGFGGRSKSRPRSRSPGFGGRSKSRPRSRSPGIGGRSKSRPRSRSPAMGRRSKSCVRSRSPAMGGRSKSRARSRSPEMGGRSKSRVRSRSPEMKGRSKSRARSRSPEMGGRSKSRARSKSPEMGGRSKSRGRSKSRPPSRSRSRSGSHGQSYGQARSMSRAKTAGPRRSRSVSTSSTSSSRSSRGGDNNLKKTSGFKELELARRRKEMEDMLNIPTKSILKRRLDSETDSPSYVQNSDSPRVDPTGEAEAERLLSAMKGMDPVMLATMLGELRDDPHMAQGRLDHSGIAGILDLLGGAPAPQEEKKKRVPDIDDEEKFLYGDEDDVERGRAPAEAPRQHSLSELYDDIMSEPARYGTSPHLEGHPGIVDPRSSHQQQMDMRYRHQSRSSAIPDHNIKVEEPNDYPPGTGPLEGKEKQDVEEYEKIQDLLKTIGLDLGVTEISKMAARTQERLHGKRPPPKTPSRRPGKRRDRCDSSGSSDRSRGRHRSCSGSSSSSRSDSHSPSRSSSRDNSRNRKKSPPSDRHSIHGKTRGGREVRTEDSSWGQKASQAPETTPVPPTHPSLSMPAYAQAQAHGLVPPNYPPPGYGQYGNWPYMPQQWPMYPPPSMGMPPQSPIEDFPNTPPFDRPYLKVIQPELHQGGDRKASSNMAPQDNGKDRRVLEERNNESQKRKVLEEREKLRRDREIRMKKKDYLMKELERLRKQQGELLRKKRREKDGHKDPLLSEISRLQEEVMTQIAELRKEHEVAEKKRSELDKVALILGLQPNDKPRREGRGSADLEQPTHPPHPEKEKKKERAHIREKSPVAHASAKAASSSSRASPEKPKKKAPASTQRPETPADLFEYYDAGNHWCKSCNVTCGSMFDFFTHLHSKSHRKTQDPYNRPWASSSSNNEKNKIHSSAEKMTKPAKGSEFLVPVRGYYCQLCEEFCGDAICAEDHATSQTHNEKYKKRMYEYPLYEQRRNLDRQAGLTLEVSDKKHSELKRKHEEEESKKSKEKEEGKPKRSKKDKEKEEEKSKHKREDEVERVKYSKNEEEERYLYRKREEEERYKYGKEGGERPKYSKKEEDERYKHGNEEERFNNRREEEEWFKNHREEEERLKNRREDEDRPRFSRVEERPKFSWRDNEQEEEEDRSRYGKWKEPYPKCSKKEEERYRSEREEGKPKNEKEERQSRKEKGGCQREEKSGSRKQSEPEKPSDPPKVFCGPNPALRAKLRKKSEETAKVEPKTPSAFGKFSWKKNLENELAKEAERVAVEFLKEDEEEVEEDDDPDAFSKSLAAAKSIAIKLSGKTVISPTSAWVPFNSGKIRPNLPAPSTVLRKPSGLGPWVYAKPAPLNTFLSIRPPGDSGVTPLPVIQNQPKNDPVLAADIISKAFCGEEVDLKKSADGTGKPGPTSTPDEKKASTAESFSQASTSTPSAVMPEFKTPLPPLTMMTMKSDVSAPGVPESEQNVPVMVTPPPFMQRPPSEVMNKSEKPKSNLAAAKAQDLFDIFYSSITTASTTSITSTATKAVVESKGETNDSKNSEALATTASQMEQTQPKLPALDNSNTIETQESETESEFDPQATKAVVESKAALNDSKNSEALEATAPKTEQTKPEFPALHNSNTVETDTQESIKMESGFDPQATKAVVESKAAPNDSNDSEALEATAPQTEQTQPEHPALDNRNAVETDTRESMETESGFDPQATKAVVEAKAALNDSNNSEALEATAPQTEQTQPELPALDNSNTIETNTPESMETESGSDPQPKEESPEDAPVQLDNPSDSLGISTETLDLPTEVLGLDLFDFNLE, via the exons AGATCTCCATCTCCCCGTGGTGGCATCCCCACTGACCACAGTCTGGTAATCACTGTGGGCAATGAGTTGACTGGACCACCTGGGGTAGGGCTACCCTCAAGAGACTACCCTCCTTACATGCCAAAAAGGTCCAGTTATGACGGCCCTGATGACCGTGGCCCCAGGAGGCAGAGTCCCAGCAGGGGGAGAAGCCGTCCTCGTAGCCGCAGCCCGGGATTCGGGGGACGGAGCAAGAGCCGTCCTCGTAGCCGCAGCCCGGGATTCGGGGGACGGAGCAAGAGCCGTCCTCGTAGCCGCAGCCCGGGATTCGGGGGACGGAGCAAGAGCCGTCCTCGTAGCCGCAGCCCGGGAATCGGGGGACGGAGTAAGAGCCGTCCTCGAAGTCGCAGCCCTGCAATGGGGAGACGGAGTAAAAGCTGTGTCCGAAGTCGCAGCCCTGCAATGGGGGGACGGAGCAAAAGCCGCGCTCGAAGCCGCAGCCCTGAAATGGGGGGACGGAGCAAAAGCCGTGTCAGAAGTCGCAGCCCTGAAATGAAGGGACGGAGCAAAAGCCGGGCCCGAAGCCGCAGTCCTGAAATGGGGGGACGAAGCAAAAGCCGGGCCCGAAGCAAAAGCCCTGAAATGGGGGGACGGAGCAAAAGTCGTGGAAGGAGCAAGAGCCGTCCGCCAAGCAGGTCCCGAAGCAGGAGTGGGAGTCATGGCCAGAGCTATGGACAGGCCCGCAGTATGAGCAGAGCAAAGACTGCTGGCCCACGCAGGAGCCGCAGTGTCAGTACTAGCAGCACCAGCAGTAGCAGGAGCAGCAGGGGAGGTGATAATAACTTAAAGAAGACGAGTGGGTTCAAGGAGCTAGAGTTGGCCCGTCGCCGCAAAGAGATGGAAGACATGCTGAATATTCCCACAAAGTCCATCCTGAAGAGGCGCTTGGACTCTGAGACTGACTCCCCGTCATATGTGCAG AACAGTGATTCTCCAAGAGTTGACCCTACTGGTGAGGCTGAGGCCGAGCGTCTTCTCTCAGCTATGAAAGGCATGGACCCTGTCATGTTGGCCACCATGCTGGGGGAACTGAGGGATGACCCACACATGGCCCAGGGTAGGCTGGACCACAGTGGGATTGCAGGGATCCTTGACCTGTTGGGAGGTGCACCTGCACCACAGGAGGAGAAAAAGAAGAGGGTACCAGACATTGACGATGAGGAGAAGTTCCTTTATGGAGATGAAGATGATGTAGAGCGGGGCAGGGCACCAGCAGAAGCTCCCCGTCAGCACAGTCTGTCAGAGCTCTATGATGATATTATGAGTGAGCCGGCACGCTATGGCACCTCACCGCACCTAGAGGGCCATCCTGGTATTGTAGATCCGAGAAGCTCTCATCAGCAACAGATGGACATGAGGTATCGGCATCAAAGCAGGTCCTCTGCCATCCCTGACCATAATATCAAGGTTGAAGAGCCTAATGACTACCCACCAGGAACAGGGCCACTGGAAGGGAAGGAGAAGCAAGACGTGGAGGAGTACGAGAAGATCCAGGACCTCCTCAAAACCATCGGGCTGGACCTGGGGGTGACAGAGATCAGCAAGATGGCTGCCAGGACTCAGGAGCGTCTCCATGGAAAGAGGCCCCCTCCGAAAACCCCCTCCCGTCGACCTGGCAAGAGGCGGGATCGGTGTGACTCTTCAGGAAGCTCAGACAGGAGCAGGGGCAGGCATAGGAGCTGCAgtgggagcagctctagcagtcGTAGCGACAGCCACAGCCCGAGCCGTAGTAGCAGCCGTGATAACAGCAGGAACCGGAAGAAGTCACCCCCATCTGACAGGCACAGCATCCATGGGAAGACTCGAGGCGGCAGAGAGGTGAGGACTGAGGACAGTAGCTGGGGGCAGAAGGCTTCACAAGCCCCTGAAACTACTCCAgtgccacccacccacccatctctctccatgCCTGCCTACGCCCAAGCCCAGGCGCATGGTCTGGTACCACCCAACTATCCACCTCCTGGCTATGGGCAGTATGGGAACTGGCCTTACATGCCCCAACAGTGGCCCATGTACCCACCTCCGTCTATGGGCATGCCACCTCAATCTCCCATTGAAGATTTTCCAAACACTCCGCCTTTTGACAGACCATACCTTAAAGTTATTCAGCCAGAGTTGCACCAGGGGGGTGATAGAAAGG CATCATCCAATATGGCCCCTCAAGATAATGGCAAGGACAGGAGGGTTTTAGAGGAGCGAAATAATGAAAGCCAAAAACGAAAG GTTCTTGAAGAACGGGAAAAactgagacgagacagagagatccGCATGAAAAAGAAAGATTATCTCATGAAGGAACTAGAGAGATTGCGGAAACAGCAAG GGGAGCTTCTGCGCAAAAAGCGTCGTGAAAAGGATGGCCATAAGGACCCGTTACTGTCTGAGATCAGTCGGCTGCAGGAAGAGGTCATGACTCAGATTGCTGAGCTCCGCAAAGAGCACGAGGTAGCAGAGAAGAAACGATCCGAGCTTGACAAGGTGGCTCTCATTCTGGGTCTACAACCAAATGACAAGCCCCGGCGAGAGGGTAGGGGTTCTGCGGACCTTGAGCAGCCAACCCACCCACCACatccagagaaagagaagaaaaagGAGCGTGCTCACATCAGAGAGAAATCACCTGTGGCCCATGCCTCTGCTAAG GCAGCATCGTCGTCCTCAAGAGCCTCTCCTGAAAAACCGAAGAAGAAAGCCCCCGCCAGTACCCAGCGTCCTGAGACTCCAGCAGACCTGTTTGAATACTATGACGCTGGGAACCACTGGTGCAAAAGCTGCAATGTCACCTGTGGTTCCATGTTCGATTTTTTCACGCACTTGCACAGCAAATCTCACCGAAAG ACTCAGGATCCTTACAATCGACCTTGGGCTTCAAGTTCCTCCAACAATGAGAAGAATAAGATTCACTCTTCAGCAGAGAAAATGACTAAACCTGCTAAAG gATCTGAGTTTTTGGTGCCAGTAAGGGGATATTATTGCCAGCTGTGCGAGGAGTTTTGCGGGGATGCAATTTGCGCTGAAGATCATGCCACGAGTCAAACACACAATGAGAAATACAAG AAACGAATGTATGAGTATCCGCTCTACGAACAGAGAAGGAACCTGGATCGTCAGGCTGGACTCACGTTGGAAGTTAGTGACAAAAAGCACTCTGAGCTTAAACGTAAACACGAAGAGGAAGAGTCCAAAAAGAGCaaagagaaggaggaagggaaACCTAAACGCAGCAAAAAGGAcaaggaaaaggaggaggagaagtcCAAACACAAAAGGGAAGATGAGGTGGAGAGGGTCAAGTACAGCAAAAATGAGGAAGAAGAGAGGTATTTGTACcgcaagagagaggaggaggagcggtACAAATAtggtaaggagggaggagagaggcccAAGTACAGTAAGAAGGAGGAGGACGAGAGATACAAGCATGGCAATGAGGAGGAGCGGTTCAACAATCgcagggaagaggaggagtggtTCAAAAATCACAGGGAAGAGGAAGAGCGGCTCAAAAACCGTAGAGAGGATGAAGACAGGCCTAGGTTTagcagggtagaggagagacccaAGTTTAGTTGGAGGGATAatgagcaggaggaagaggaagaccggTCCAGATATGGGAAGTGGAAAGAGCCCTATCCCAAATGTAgcaagaaagaggaggagaggtatagatcagagagggaggaagggaaaccTAAGAATGAAAAGGAGGAAAGACAATCAAGGAAAGAGAAGGGTGGGTGTCAAAGGGAGGAGAAGTCAGGATCTAGAAAGCAGTCTGAGCCTGAGAAACCCAGTGACCCTCCCAAAGTGTTCTGTGGTCCTAATCCAGCATTGAGAGCAAAGCTGCGCAAGAAAAGTGAAGAAACTGCCAAAGTGGAGCCAAAGACTCCATCTGCCTTCGGTAAGTTCAGCTggaaaaaaaatctagaaaatGAGCTTGCAAAGGAGGCTGAGAGAGTGGCTGTTGAGTTCCtgaaggaagatgaggaggaggttgAAGAGGATGACGACCCAGATGCATTTTCAAAGTCTTTGGCCGCAGCCAAGAGCATTGCTATCAAACTGTCAGGGAAGACGGTCATCTCCCCAACTAGCGCATGGGTACCCTTCAACTCTGGGAAAATACGCCCAAACCTCCCTGCTCCTTCCACGGTCCTGAGAAAGCCCTCTGGACTTGGGCCCTGGGTATATGCTAAACCGGCCCCTCTCAACACCTTCCTCTCTATCAGACCACCCGGTGACAGTGGAGTGACCCCTCTGCCTGTCATACAGAACCAGCCTAAAAATGACCCAGTACTGGCAGCAGACATAATTTCCAAGGCTTTCTGTGGTGAGGAAGTGGATTTGAAAAAGTCAGCAGATGGTACTGGGAAGCCAGGTCCCACTTCTACACCAGACGAAAAGAAAGCTTCCACAGCAGAGTCTTTTAGTCAAGCCTCCACATCCACTCCTTCAGCAGTGATGCCCGAGTTCAAGactcccctgcctcccctgaCCATGATGACCATGAAGTCTGATGTATCTGCACCAGGAGTCCCTGAGAGTGAGCAGAATGTCCCTGTGATGGTCACACCCCCTCCTTTCATGCAGAGACCTCCAAGTGAGGTGATGAACAAATCAGAAAAACCAAAGTCTAATCTAGCTGCCGCAAAAGCCCAAGATTTATTTGACATATTCTATAGCAGCATTACCACAGCCAGTACCACATCCATCACCAGCACAGCCACTAAAGCAGTCGTAGAGTCCAAAGGTGAAACAAATGACTCAAAAAACAGCGAAGCCTTGGCAACTACGGCCTCACAAATGGAGCAAACCCAACCCAAGCTCCCAGCTCTTGACAACAGTAACACCATTGAAACTCAGGAGTCAGAGACTGAAAGTGAGTTTGACCCGCAGGCCACTAAAGCAGTCGTAGAGTCCAAAGCTGCCCTGAATGACTCAAAGAACAGCGAAGCCTTGGAGGCTACGGCCCCAAAAACAGAGCAAACCAAACCGGAATTCCCAGCTCTTCACAACAGTAACACAGTTGAAACCGACACTCAGGAATCAATAAAGATGGAGAGTGGGTTTGACCCGCAGGCCACTAAAGCAGTGGTAGAGTCCAAAGCTGCACCGAATGACTCAAATGACAGCGAAGCCTTGGAGGCTACAGCCCCACAAACAGAGCAAACCCAACCCGAGCACCCAGCTCTTGACAACCGTAACGCCGTTGAAACCGACACTCGGGAGTCAATGGAGACTGAGAGTGGGTTTGACCCACAGGCCACTAAGGCTGTCGTAGAGGCCAAAGCTGCCCTGAATGACTCAAATAACAGCGAAGCCTTGGAGGCTACGGCCCCACAAACAGAGCAAACCCAACCCGAGCTCCCAGCTCTTGACAACAGTAACACCATTGAAACCAACACTCCGGAGTCAATGGAGACTGAGAGTGGGTCTGACCCGCAGCCCAAGGAAGAGTCTCCTGAGGATGCCCCCGTACAACTGGATAACCCATCAGATTCTCTGGGTATCTCAACAGAGACCCTGGATCTCCCAACAGAAGTGCTGGGCTTAGACCTCTTTGATTTTAATCTTGAGTAA